A stretch of Rhea pennata isolate bPtePen1 chromosome 18, bPtePen1.pri, whole genome shotgun sequence DNA encodes these proteins:
- the MAN1B1 gene encoding endoplasmic reticulum mannosyl-oligosaccharide 1,2-alpha-mannosidase, translating into MYSASAAASPPRRDFISVTLSPEEVVGAAGYNNSKAWRRRSCWRKWKQLSRLQRSVILFLFAFLAVCGVISYTNMGEPWKSVTNKSLDDQRIEPEAPGLKLANPAVLPAPEKADANLGVYPELPPQKQPKLPHARRGPPNLQIKPPRRDVRLKTQRDNNKVVEEPAQADKEEKTEKSVISWRGAVIEPDQSTEPPSSKIKEPEKPSSMEAEGQKEPVPINERQMAVIEAFRHAWKGYKDFAWGHDELKPLSKSYSEWFGLGLTLIDALDTMWILGLKEEFEEARKWVADDLVFDKNVDVNLFESTIRILGGLLSTYHLSGDSLFLEKAKDIGSRLMPAFNTPSKVPYSDVNIGRGTAHPPRWTSDSTVAEVTSIQLEFRELSRLTGEEKFQKAVDEVMKHVHTLSGKNDGLVPMFINTNSGQFTHLGVYTLGARADSYYEYLLKQWIQGGKKENELLEDYVRAIEGVKKHLLQRSQPKKLTFVGELAHGHFSAKMDHLVCFLPGTLALGAHNGLTADHMKLAEALIETCYQMYVQVETGLSPEIVHFNIHAQKGHKDVEIKPADRHNLLRPETVESLFYMYRFTGDKKYQDWGWEILQNFNKYTRVPTGGYTSINNVQNPSNPEPRDKMESFFLGETLKYMFLLFSDDIDLINLDKYVFNTEAHPLPIWMPA; encoded by the exons aaaTGGAAGCAGTTGTCTCGACTACAGCGGAGTGTAATTCTCTTCCTGTTTGCCTTCTTGGCAGTCTGTGGAGTCATTTCATATACAAACATGGGAGAGCCGTGGAAAA GTGTAACAAACAAATCATTGGATGATCAGAGAATAGAACCAGAAGCTCCTGGGCTAAAGTTGGCAAATCCAGCTGTTTTACCAGCACCTGAGAAAGCAGATGCCAACCTTGGAGTTTACCCAGAACTTCCACCTCAG aaGCAGCCAAAGCTGCCTCATGCCCGCCGTGGTCCTCCTAATCTTCAGATCAAGCCACCACGGAGGGACGTGAGGCTAAAGACCCAACGTGATAACAACAAGGTTGTAGAAGAACCAGCCCAGGctgataaagaagaaaaaacagagaaatctgtTATCAG TTGGAGAGGAGCAGTGATAGAACCTGACCAAAGCACAGAACCTCcttctagtaaaataaaagaaccaGAAAAACCTTCATCTATGGAAGCTGAAGGCCAGAAAGAACCAG tgCCCATAAATGAACGTCAGATGGCTGTGATAGAAGCATTCCGCCATGCCTGGAAAGGATATAAGGATTTTGCCTGGGGACATGATGAACTGAAGCCTTTGTCCAAATCTTACAGCGAGTGGTTTGGACTTGGGCTTACTTTAATTGATGCTTTGGATACCATGTGGATTTTAGGCttaaaagaag AGTTtgaagaagcaagaaaatgGGTAGCAGACGATTTAGTATTTGATAAAAATGTGGATGTGAATCTCTTTGAGAGCACTATTCGTATCCTGGGGGGCTTGCTGAGCACCTACCATCTCTCTGGAGATAGCCTCTTCCTGGAAAAAGCA AAAGACATTGGGAGCAGGCTTATGCCAGCATTCAACACGCCCTCCAAGGTACCTTACTCTGACGTCAACATTGGCCGAGGCACTGCACATCCACCTCGGTGGACATCAGATAGCACTGTGGCAGAGGTGACCAGCATTCAGTTGGAGTTTAGGGAGCTCTCTCGTCTCACCGGAGAAGAGAAATTCCAG aaaGCTGTAGATGAGGTGATGAAGCATGTTCACACCCTCTCAGGGAAAAATGATGGACTAGTGCCTATGTTCATAAACACCAATAGTGGGCAGTTCACTCATCTGGGTGTCTATACTCTGGGAGCTAGAGCTGACAGCTACTATGAATATTTGCTGAAGCAGTGGATTCAGggtgggaaaaaagaaaatga ACTGTTGGAAGACTATGTGAGAGCCATAGAAGGAGTGAAAAAGCATCTTCTTCAGAGGTCGCAACCTAAGAAGCTTACCTTTGTAGGAGAGCTTGCTCATGGCCATTTCAGTGCCAAGATG GATcatttggtttgctttttgccTGGTACTTTGGCACTCGGAGCTCACAATGGATTGACTGCCGATCATATGAAATTAGCTGAAGCCTTGATTGAAACCTGTTACCAGATGTATGTGCAAGTAGAGACAGGCCTGAGTCCTGAGATCGTACACTTCAATATTCATGCACAAAAGGGTCACAAAGACGTGGAAATCAAG CCTGCAGATAGACATAACTTGCTGCGACCAGAAACTGTGGAAAGCCTTTTTTATATGTACAGATTCACCGGAGATAAGAAATACCAAGACTGGGGCTGGGAAATCTTGCAAAACTTCAATAAGTATACACGG GTTCCTACAGGCGGTTATACTTCCATTAACAACGTCCAAAATCCCAGTAATCCAGAGCCACGAGATAAGATGGAGAGCTTCTTCCTTGGGGAAACGctcaaatacatgtttttgctgttttcagatgACATAGACTTAATCAACCTTGACAAATACGTATTTAACACAGAAGCTCATCCACTCCCAATTTGGATGCCAGCATAG